One genomic segment of Ignavibacteriota bacterium includes these proteins:
- the ilvC gene encoding ketol-acid reductoisomerase, translated as MKVYYDQDASLDNLKDKKIAVLGYGSQGHAHALNLKDSGMNVCVGLKESSKNWKVAEEAGLKVYTVSEAVKNSNVIMILLPDQTQKSVYDSEISPNLKDGDTIAFGHGFNIHYKQIIPPSNVNVMMIAPKSPGHLVRRTFEQGNGVPCLIAVHQDYTGNTLDLALAWAKGIGGTKAGVIETNFKNETETDLFGEQAVLCGGSAELIKAGFEVLVEAGYPPELAYFECMHEMKLIVDLYYEGGLSRMNFSVSDTAEYGGMTRGPRLITQETKNEMKKILTEVQDGSFANEFISEIKNGSENFGKLRTSNQEHEIEKVGGELRNMMSWLLKSNKK; from the coding sequence ATGAAAGTATATTATGATCAAGACGCTTCACTTGATAATTTAAAAGATAAAAAAATTGCCGTACTTGGATATGGAAGTCAAGGACATGCACATGCACTAAATCTTAAAGACAGTGGAATGAATGTTTGTGTTGGATTAAAAGAATCAAGCAAGAATTGGAAAGTTGCGGAAGAAGCCGGATTGAAAGTTTATACGGTTTCAGAAGCTGTAAAAAATTCAAACGTAATTATGATTCTTTTACCGGATCAAACTCAGAAATCAGTTTACGATTCTGAAATTTCTCCAAATCTTAAAGATGGGGATACAATAGCATTTGGTCACGGATTTAATATTCATTATAAACAAATAATTCCTCCTTCAAATGTAAATGTAATGATGATTGCACCAAAAAGTCCGGGACATTTAGTTCGCAGAACTTTTGAACAAGGAAATGGAGTTCCGTGTTTAATTGCAGTTCATCAAGATTATACCGGAAACACACTTGATTTAGCATTGGCTTGGGCAAAAGGAATTGGCGGAACTAAAGCCGGAGTTATCGAAACAAATTTTAAAAATGAAACTGAAACAGATTTATTTGGTGAACAAGCTGTGTTGTGCGGCGGTTCTGCAGAATTAATTAAAGCTGGATTTGAAGTTTTAGTCGAAGCCGGATATCCACCGGAATTAGCTTATTTTGAATGCATGCACGAAATGAAATTAATTGTTGATCTATATTATGAAGGCGGACTTTCAAGAATGAATTTTTCCGTTAGTGATACTGCGGAATACGGCGGAATGACAAGAGGTCCAAGATTAATTACTCAAGAAACAAAAAATGAAATGAAGAAAATTTTGACAGAAGTTCAAGACGGAAGTTTTGCAAATGAGTTTATTAGCGAAATTAAAAATGGATCAGAAAATTTTGGAAAACTCCGCACATCAAATCAAGAACATGAAATTGAAAAAGTTGGTGGCGAATTAAGAAATATGATGTCTTGGCTTTTAAAATCGAACAAAAAGTAA
- the ilvN gene encoding acetolactate synthase small subunit, translated as MKRTISVLVENTFGAFDRVATMFSGKGFNIHSISIGQTETEEISRMTIVTEGNDQILDQVVKQLNRLIDTIKVVDLSTEPKTIRELALVKVNLENNSLQEIKNLADIFRGKVVDINNKSITLEITGPPEKIEAAVNVFLPFGIKEMARSGTVALKRGEQIQPSTKKNKINKLEK; from the coding sequence ATGAAAAGAACAATTTCTGTTTTAGTCGAAAATACCTTTGGAGCTTTTGATAGAGTAGCAACTATGTTTAGTGGAAAAGGTTTTAATATCCATTCAATTTCTATTGGTCAAACTGAGACTGAAGAAATTTCCAGAATGACAATAGTTACAGAAGGAAATGATCAAATTCTTGATCAAGTTGTAAAGCAATTAAATCGGTTGATTGATACAATCAAAGTTGTTGATTTAAGCACCGAACCCAAAACAATTCGGGAACTCGCGCTTGTTAAAGTAAATCTTGAAAATAATTCACTTCAAGAAATTAAAAATCTTGCTGATATTTTTAGAGGAAAAGTTGTTGATATAAATAACAAATCAATCACACTTGAAATAACCGGACCTCCCGAAAAAATTGAAGCAGCAGTAAATGTTTTTCTTCCTTTTGGAATTAAAGAAATGGCAAGATCCGGAACAGTTGCTCTAAAAAGAGGAGAACAAATTCAACCAAGTACGAAAAAAAATAAAATTAATAAATTGGAGAAATAA
- the ilvB gene encoding biosynthetic-type acetolactate synthase large subunit: MSPTKKMSGADIFFEALKKENVDVIFGYPGGATLKIYEKLYDIDFLQHVLVRHEQGATHMAKGYAMVTGKPGVVLVTSGPGATNTVTGIADAYMDSVPLVVFTGQVATHLIGNDAFQEADIVGITRPITKHNFLVRSIEELAPTIQKAFYIASTGRPGPVLVDLPKNIIAMETEFVYPSKIDIRGYKPQYKGHINQIKKAAQIIQNAKKPLLYVGGGVIMSDGNKELHVLAKETGIPVTMTLQGLGAFPGDDPQSLGMLGMHGTFWANMAINECDCLIALGARFDDRVTGNIETFSPKSYKIHVDIDPTAIDKNVLVDLPIVGDVKHVIAEIASELTGKADLTEWWNQINQWRTDCPLCYEKNDIKLRTEYVIERISEKTKGDAIIVTDVGQHQMWVAQYYKFVNPRSHVTSGGLGTMGFSVPASIGAAFANKNKTVISFSGDGGFQMNIQELITAVAYRLPIKFFIMNNSFLGMVRQWQELYHAEKYSFTDLSKSNPDFTKVAEAFGVKSFSTDKIDEVDDLLEKVLNYNDGPTLIEFKVVKEDMVFPMVPSGGSVSDMIVKRLNPKKMV, from the coding sequence ATGAGTCCTACAAAAAAAATGTCTGGTGCGGATATATTTTTTGAAGCGTTAAAAAAAGAAAATGTAGATGTAATTTTTGGATATCCCGGAGGAGCTACTTTAAAAATTTATGAAAAATTGTATGACATTGATTTCCTTCAACATGTTTTAGTAAGACATGAACAAGGTGCAACTCATATGGCAAAAGGCTATGCAATGGTTACCGGAAAACCCGGAGTTGTATTAGTAACTTCTGGTCCCGGAGCAACTAATACAGTTACCGGAATTGCCGATGCTTATATGGATTCTGTTCCGCTTGTTGTTTTTACCGGACAAGTTGCAACTCACTTAATTGGTAATGATGCATTTCAAGAAGCTGATATTGTTGGAATAACTCGACCAATTACCAAACATAATTTTTTAGTTCGTTCAATTGAAGAACTTGCACCAACAATTCAAAAAGCATTTTATATTGCTTCAACAGGAAGACCCGGACCAGTTCTGGTTGATTTACCAAAAAATATTATTGCAATGGAAACAGAATTTGTTTATCCATCTAAAATTGATATTAGAGGTTATAAACCACAGTATAAAGGACATATTAATCAAATCAAAAAAGCTGCACAAATAATTCAAAATGCTAAAAAGCCTTTATTGTATGTTGGCGGTGGAGTTATTATGTCGGATGGAAATAAAGAACTTCACGTTTTGGCAAAGGAAACCGGAATTCCGGTAACAATGACTTTGCAAGGATTAGGAGCTTTTCCGGGCGATGATCCACAATCTTTAGGAATGCTTGGAATGCACGGAACTTTTTGGGCAAATATGGCAATAAATGAATGCGATTGTTTAATAGCTTTAGGTGCTAGATTTGACGATCGCGTTACCGGAAACATTGAAACATTTTCCCCAAAATCATATAAAATCCATGTTGATATTGATCCAACTGCAATTGATAAAAATGTATTAGTTGATCTTCCAATAGTTGGAGATGTTAAACATGTTATTGCAGAAATTGCAAGTGAATTAACCGGTAAAGCAGATTTAACTGAATGGTGGAATCAAATAAATCAATGGCGAACTGACTGCCCGCTTTGTTATGAAAAAAATGATATAAAATTACGCACTGAATATGTTATTGAAAGAATATCAGAAAAAACAAAAGGTGACGCAATAATTGTTACCGATGTTGGTCAACATCAAATGTGGGTTGCACAATATTATAAATTTGTTAATCCAAGATCTCACGTAACCAGCGGCGGGTTAGGAACAATGGGTTTTTCTGTCCCCGCATCTATTGGGGCAGCCTTTGCTAATAAAAATAAAACAGTAATTTCATTCAGTGGAGACGGTGGTTTCCAGATGAATATTCAAGAATTAATTACAGCTGTAGCTTATAGACTCCCAATTAAATTTTTCATTATGAATAATAGCTTTTTGGGAATGGTAAGACAGTGGCAAGAATTATATCATGCAGAAAAATATAGTTTTACAGATTTGAGTAAAAGTAATCCGGATTTTACAAAAGTTGCCGAAGCATTTGGTGTTAAATCATTTTCAACAGATAAAATTGATGAAGTTGACGACTTATTAGAAAAAGTTTTAAATTATAACGATGGTCCAACTCTTATCGAATTTAAAGTAGTTAAAGAGGATATGGTTTTCCCAATGGTTCCTTCGGGCGGTTCCGTAAGTGATATGATTGTAAAGAGACTTAATCCAAAAAAAATGGTGTAA
- the ilvD gene encoding dihydroxy-acid dehydratase: MRSDIIKKGYDKAPHRSLLKATGVIKSDADFDKPFIGVCNSYIDLIPGHVHLQEFGKIVKDAIREYGGIPFEFNTIGVDDGIAMGHIGMRYSLASRELIADSVETVVEAHQLDGLICIPNCDKIIPGMLMGAVRVNIPTIFISGGPMKAGKLSNGKTSDLVTVFEGVGKFQSGEINESELKELEDLSCPTCGSCSGMFTANSMNCLMEALGMALPGNGTILAVDPARHELAKASAKQLLTLIEKDIKPSDIITKNSIRNAITLDVAMGGSTNTILHTLAIANEAGIEIDLNDINNISEKTPNICKVSPARPDVHIEDVHYAGGISAILNELSMNENLLTNDVITVTGNSLLENVKNSKILNSDVIRTLENPYSQTGGLVVLFGNLAENGAIVKAAAVEKEMLVHKGPAVIFESQDEALEGIKNKKVKAGDVVIIRYEGPKGGPGMPEMLAPTSAIMGMGLGSKVALITDGRFSGGTRGACIGHVSPEAAEGGTIAIVENGDIISIDIPNKKLEVLLSEEEIKIRKSKLEKFEPKIKKGYLARYAKMVTSANTGAILKI; the protein is encoded by the coding sequence TTGAGATCTGATATAATAAAAAAAGGTTATGATAAAGCTCCGCACAGAAGTTTGTTAAAAGCAACCGGCGTTATTAAGTCTGATGCTGATTTTGACAAACCCTTTATTGGAGTTTGTAATTCATACATTGATTTAATTCCCGGTCACGTTCATCTTCAAGAATTTGGTAAAATTGTAAAAGATGCAATAAGAGAATATGGCGGAATTCCTTTCGAATTTAATACAATTGGTGTTGATGATGGAATTGCAATGGGGCATATCGGAATGCGGTATTCTCTTGCAAGCCGCGAATTAATTGCAGATTCCGTTGAAACAGTTGTTGAAGCTCACCAATTGGATGGTTTAATATGTATTCCTAATTGTGATAAAATTATACCGGGAATGTTGATGGGAGCTGTTCGAGTAAATATTCCTACAATATTTATTTCCGGCGGACCAATGAAAGCCGGAAAATTATCGAACGGAAAAACAAGTGATTTGGTTACTGTATTTGAAGGAGTTGGGAAATTTCAATCCGGTGAAATTAACGAAAGTGAATTAAAAGAATTGGAAGATTTAAGTTGTCCAACTTGCGGTTCTTGTTCGGGAATGTTCACTGCAAATTCAATGAATTGTTTAATGGAAGCTTTGGGAATGGCACTTCCGGGAAATGGAACTATTTTAGCAGTTGATCCAGCTCGACATGAATTAGCGAAAGCATCTGCAAAACAACTTTTAACACTTATTGAAAAAGATATAAAACCTTCGGATATAATTACTAAAAATTCTATTCGAAATGCAATTACGTTAGATGTTGCAATGGGCGGAAGCACAAATACAATTCTTCACACTTTGGCAATTGCCAATGAAGCCGGAATAGAAATTGATTTGAATGATATAAATAATATTTCCGAAAAAACTCCAAATATTTGTAAAGTCAGTCCGGCTCGTCCGGATGTTCATATTGAAGACGTGCATTATGCCGGCGGCATTTCAGCAATTCTCAATGAACTTTCTATGAATGAAAATTTATTAACAAATGATGTTATTACAGTTACCGGAAATTCACTTTTAGAAAATGTAAAGAATTCTAAAATTTTAAATAGTGATGTAATAAGAACATTAGAAAATCCATATTCACAAACCGGTGGATTAGTAGTCTTATTCGGAAACTTAGCAGAAAATGGAGCAATCGTAAAAGCTGCCGCTGTTGAAAAGGAAATGTTAGTTCACAAAGGTCCCGCAGTAATTTTTGAAAGTCAAGATGAAGCTTTGGAAGGAATTAAAAATAAAAAAGTTAAAGCCGGTGATGTAGTTATTATTCGATACGAAGGACCAAAAGGCGGACCCGGAATGCCGGAAATGTTAGCTCCTACAAGTGCAATAATGGGAATGGGATTAGGCAGCAAAGTTGCATTAATTACTGATGGAAGATTTTCCGGAGGAACTCGCGGCGCTTGCATCGGACATGTTTCTCCCGAAGCTGCAGAAGGCGGAACAATTGCAATTGTTGAAAATGGGGATATAATTTCAATTGATATTCCCAATAAAAAATTAGAAGTTCTTTTAAGTGAAGAAGAAATAAAAATTAGAAAAAGTAAATTGGAAAAGTTTGAACCTAAAATTAAAAAGGGTTATTTAGCAAGATATGCTAAAATGGTTACATCGGCTAATACTGGAGCAATATTAAAAATTTAA
- a CDS encoding MFS transporter, with product MELLERAAYYGFFIIITLYLTNVVGFNDIETGIIAGIFGALIYFFPPFAGAISDKIGFKNGLILAFTFLTVGYFFLGVFHSKIIVIFFLLVVVVGGSFIKPLITGTVAKTTNEANKARGFSLFYWVVNIGAFGGKTVVPSIRQGIGLEYVNFFSAGMSLLALLFAIFIFKIDENRVEKSRSFGDVFKSLKTIFATPRLIILTLIVSGFWLIQHQLYATMPKYVIRLLGEEAKPEWLANVNPLIVVLFVVIITQLFKKVKAVSVMLIGMMIMPLSALAMASSQTLETFTGNSVDIFGLFTMHPLTVMMIIGIGIQGLAECFISPRFLEYFALQAPKGEEGTYMGFSHLHSFFSYLIGFFISGFLLDAYCPDPSTLPAGISEIQRAAIYADAHIIWYYFVGIASVAAIALFIYRLVTNKIDAKNQNINSAKN from the coding sequence ATGGAATTGCTTGAAAGAGCCGCATATTATGGCTTCTTTATAATTATAACTTTGTATTTAACAAATGTTGTAGGATTTAATGATATAGAAACCGGAATTATTGCCGGAATTTTTGGGGCTTTGATATATTTCTTTCCTCCTTTTGCCGGAGCAATTAGTGATAAAATCGGTTTTAAAAATGGACTAATTTTAGCATTTACATTTTTAACGGTTGGATATTTTTTCTTAGGTGTTTTTCACTCAAAAATTATTGTAATATTTTTTCTTTTAGTTGTAGTTGTCGGCGGATCATTTATAAAACCATTGATTACCGGAACAGTTGCCAAAACCACAAATGAAGCTAATAAAGCAAGAGGATTTTCCCTTTTTTATTGGGTCGTTAATATTGGTGCGTTTGGCGGAAAAACTGTTGTGCCTTCAATACGTCAAGGAATTGGTTTGGAATATGTAAATTTCTTTTCTGCCGGAATGTCTTTACTTGCTTTACTTTTTGCAATTTTCATTTTTAAAATTGATGAAAACAGAGTTGAAAAAAGCAGATCATTTGGTGATGTTTTTAAATCTCTTAAAACAATTTTTGCAACACCAAGACTTATCATTTTAACATTAATTGTTTCGGGTTTTTGGTTAATTCAACATCAACTTTATGCAACAATGCCAAAATACGTTATAAGACTTTTAGGCGAAGAAGCTAAACCCGAATGGCTTGCAAATGTTAATCCGCTTATTGTTGTACTTTTTGTTGTAATAATAACTCAACTTTTCAAAAAAGTTAAAGCTGTTTCCGTAATGTTAATCGGAATGATGATTATGCCTTTATCTGCGTTAGCAATGGCTTCAAGTCAAACTTTAGAAACATTTACGGGAAATTCAGTTGATATTTTCGGACTTTTCACAATGCATCCGCTAACTGTTATGATGATTATCGGAATTGGAATTCAAGGTTTGGCTGAATGTTTCATTTCACCAAGATTTTTAGAATATTTTGCGCTTCAAGCTCCAAAAGGTGAAGAAGGAACTTATATGGGATTTAGTCATTTGCATTCTTTTTTTTCTTATTTAATTGGATTTTTTATTTCCGGATTTTTATTGGATGCATATTGTCCGGATCCTTCCACATTACCGGCTGGAATTTCGGAAATTCAAAGAGCAGCAATTTATGCAGATGCTCACATTATTTGGTATTATTTTGTGGGAATTGCATCCGTAGCCGCAATTGCATTATTTATTTATAGATTGGTAACAAATAAAATTGATGCAAAAAACCAAAATATAAATTCTGCAAAAAATTGA
- a CDS encoding lysoplasmalogenase, with protein sequence MKIDFIPIILILISAAIHIVADYKFKNITHFTKPIPMLIIIGFCLFSENCFSSNKIFILLGFIFSLIGDIFLLKKTQFVKGLLSFLIAHIFYIIFVFSTSQFHFAIILFAITFLIFSTFYFAIIRKINSSKIFVIIYSFIILFLLWQSLELAIYLHNQTSIIFAIGIILFVLSDSFLAYNKFVKNFYSAQFVILSTYFLAQTLILFSTFK encoded by the coding sequence TTGAAAATAGATTTTATTCCGATAATTTTAATTCTTATATCGGCAGCAATTCATATTGTTGCCGATTATAAATTTAAGAATATTACACACTTCACAAAACCAATTCCCATGCTTATTATTATTGGTTTCTGCCTATTCTCTGAAAATTGTTTTTCATCAAACAAAATTTTTATTCTTTTGGGATTTATTTTTTCTTTAATTGGAGATATTTTTTTATTGAAAAAAACTCAATTTGTTAAAGGATTATTATCCTTTCTAATTGCACATATTTTTTATATAATTTTTGTTTTTTCAACTTCTCAATTTCATTTTGCAATTATTTTATTTGCAATTACATTTTTAATATTTTCAACTTTTTATTTTGCGATAATTAGAAAAATAAATTCCAGTAAAATTTTTGTAATTATTTACTCATTTATAATTTTATTTCTTCTTTGGCAATCTTTAGAGCTTGCGATTTATTTACACAATCAAACTTCAATAATATTTGCAATTGGAATTATTCTATTTGTACTTTCCGATTCATTTTTAGCTTACAACAAATTTGTGAAGAATTTTTACTCAGCTCAATTCGTTATTTTATCAACATATTTTCTTGCTCAAACTTTAATTCTATTTTCAACTTTTAAATAA